One Aegilops tauschii subsp. strangulata cultivar AL8/78 chromosome 7, Aet v6.0, whole genome shotgun sequence genomic window carries:
- the LOC109747468 gene encoding uncharacterized protein, with the protein MEKIFDRKKRRSRRTNQLETEKAQKEVEVQKAMEENVRLRAMVDKKDAQLQEMSEQCKFMDLNHPNLWKTDTPDKKPALVQLMSLTVILPRQRKIHISLDVPNNRW; encoded by the coding sequence AAAGAAGCGGAGGTCCAGAAGGACTAACCAGCTCGAGACTGAGAAAGCACAGAAAGAAGTCGAGGTCCAGAAGGCGATGGAGGAAAACGTGAGGCTACGTGCCATGGTCGACAAGAAGGACGCTCAGCTCCAGGAGATGAGCGAGCAGTGCAAGTTCATGGATTTGAACCATCCAAACTTGTGGAAGACAGACACACCAGATAAGAAACCTGCACTTGTCCAACTGATGTCACTTACAGTTATATTGCCGCGGCAGCGGAAAATACATATATCCCTGGATGTCCCGAATAACCGATGGTGA
- the LOC109747466 gene encoding translocon-associated protein subunit alpha, which produces MAVRVWVSAILLAFLLAASPFAQVARAQSEEDAAMQEVVDGADLGYVGDDTPVSSEEPLSPAPGVETVCVFPKNAGKIVPAGEETELLVGLQNEGESTLNVVAVHSTLHLPYDHKMYGQNLTVQSFYNASVPVSVQATFPYTFAVSKFLQPGAYDLVGYIVYEIDQHPYQNVFYNGTIEVVEVGGLLSVESVFLITLGIALLGLLGLWAYGQVQQLSKKTKKGPKVELGTGTTDANMDEWLEGTAFAKDKAKKNK; this is translated from the exons ATGGCGGTTAGGGTTTGGGTCTCCGCCATCCTCCTCGCCTTCCTCCTCGCCGCCTCCCCCTTCGCCCAAG TTGCCAGAGCTCAGTCTGAGGAAGATGCTGCTATGCAAGAAGTTGTTGATGGGGCTGATCTAGGATATGTGGGTGATGATACTCCGGTTTCCAGTGAAGAGCCTTTAAGCCCTGCTCCTGGTGTGGAGACTGTTTGCGTCTTCCCCAAAAATGCTGGGAAAA TTGTACCAGCGGGTGAAGAAACTGAGCTGTTGGTTGGCCTGCAAAATGAGG GTGAATCAACTTTGAATGTTGTTGCTGTCCATTCAACCCTACACCTTCCTTATGATCATAAAATGTATGGACAAAACCTTACAGTTCAG AGTTTCTACAATGCATCAGTTCCTGTCTCTGTGCAAGCAACCTTTCCCTATACATTTGCCGTGAGCAAATTCTTGCAG CCTGGAGCATATGATCTTGTTGGTTACATTGTGTACGAGATTGATCAGCACCCTTATCAGAACGTCTTCTACAACGGCACCATTGAGGTTGTTGAGGTCGGAGGGTTACTGAGTGTTGAATCTGTGTTCCTTATTACCCTTGGAATTGCACTTCTTGGTCTCCTAGGATTGTGGGCTTATGGTCAAGTGCAACAGCTCTCGAAG AAAACAAAGAAAGGCCCCAAGGTGGAACTCGGAACTGGAACAACTGATGCCAACATGGACGAGTGGCTGGAG GGTACCGCGTTTGCAAAGGACAAAGCCAAGAAAAACAAATAG